The following are encoded in a window of Kitasatospora sp. NBC_01250 genomic DNA:
- a CDS encoding response regulator transcription factor: MTIRVLVAEDQAAVRAALVMILRSEPDLDVVGEAADGEQAVALALELRPDVVLMDIQMPRLDGVAATRRITAAGAAQVLVLTTFDLDEYVHGALRAGAAGFLLKDLEADALVAGIRAVARGEGMLAPTVTRRLISTFARPEGGDPAAVASLTQREREVLAAIGAGLSNGQIARRLAMAEATTKTHVSRILAKLDLRSRVQAAILAQDLGLALPPAPPRR, encoded by the coding sequence ATGACGATCCGGGTGCTGGTGGCGGAGGATCAGGCGGCGGTGCGCGCGGCCCTGGTGATGATCCTGCGCAGCGAGCCGGACCTCGACGTGGTCGGTGAGGCGGCCGACGGCGAGCAGGCCGTGGCGCTGGCGCTGGAGCTGCGGCCCGACGTGGTGCTGATGGACATCCAGATGCCCAGGCTGGACGGCGTCGCGGCGACCCGGCGGATCACCGCGGCGGGCGCCGCCCAGGTCCTGGTGCTGACCACCTTCGACCTGGACGAGTACGTGCACGGCGCGCTGCGGGCCGGTGCGGCCGGCTTCCTGCTCAAGGACCTGGAGGCGGACGCCCTGGTGGCGGGCATCCGTGCGGTGGCCCGCGGCGAGGGCATGCTGGCGCCCACCGTCACCCGACGCCTGATCAGCACCTTCGCCCGGCCCGAGGGCGGCGACCCGGCGGCAGTGGCCAGCCTCACCCAGCGCGAGCGCGAGGTGCTGGCCGCGATCGGCGCGGGTCTGAGCAACGGCCAGATCGCCCGCCGGCTGGCGATGGCGGAGGCCACCACCAAGACCCATGTGAGCCGGATCCTGGCCAAGTTGGACCTGCGCAGCCGGGTCCAGGCCGCGATCCTGGCGCAGGACCTGGGCCTGGCGCTGCCACCGGCGCCACCCCGGCGCTGA
- a CDS encoding 3-hydroxyacyl-CoA dehydrogenase family protein, with protein sequence MSNVSTQRQQIAVIGAGLMGAGIAQVSAQAGHPVVLRDVTEQALRRGMDAIEASYEKFVGKGKLTAEEATAALGRITTTTDLGAVGEADIVIEAVFEQLEVKEGVFRELDKIAKDGAVLGSNTSAIPITRIAAVTARPESVVGVHFFSPVPLMRLVELVRGYKTSDAALATARAFAEGVGKEVVVVNRDVAGFITTRLITALVVEAAKLYESGVASAEDIDTACRLGFGHPMGPLQTADLTGVDILLHAARNIYEETQDEKFAAPEIMARMVTAGDLGRKSGRGFYGYQG encoded by the coding sequence ATGAGCAACGTATCCACGCAGCGTCAGCAGATCGCCGTGATCGGCGCCGGCCTCATGGGCGCGGGCATCGCCCAGGTGTCCGCGCAGGCCGGCCACCCGGTGGTGCTGCGGGACGTCACCGAGCAGGCCCTGCGCCGCGGCATGGACGCGATCGAGGCCTCCTACGAGAAGTTCGTCGGCAAGGGCAAGCTGACCGCCGAGGAGGCCACCGCGGCGCTCGGCCGGATCACCACCACCACCGACCTCGGCGCCGTCGGCGAGGCGGACATCGTGATCGAGGCGGTGTTCGAGCAGCTGGAGGTCAAGGAGGGCGTCTTCCGCGAGCTGGACAAGATCGCCAAGGACGGCGCGGTGCTGGGCAGCAACACCTCCGCCATCCCGATCACCCGGATCGCCGCCGTCACCGCGCGCCCCGAGTCCGTGGTCGGCGTGCACTTCTTCTCGCCGGTCCCGCTGATGCGCCTGGTCGAGCTGGTCCGCGGCTACAAGACCAGCGACGCCGCGCTGGCCACCGCCCGTGCCTTCGCCGAGGGGGTGGGCAAGGAGGTGGTCGTGGTCAACCGCGACGTGGCCGGCTTCATCACCACCCGGCTGATCACCGCCCTGGTGGTGGAGGCCGCCAAGCTGTACGAGTCCGGCGTGGCCAGCGCCGAGGACATCGACACCGCCTGCCGGCTGGGCTTCGGCCACCCGATGGGCCCGCTGCAGACCGCCGACCTGACCGGCGTGGACATCCTGCTGCACGCCGCGCGCAACATCTACGAGGAGACCCAGGACGAGAAGTTCGCGGCCCCGGAGATCATGGCCCGGATGGTCACCGCCGGCGACCTGGGCCGCAAGAGCGGGCGCGGCTTCTACGGCTACCAGGGCTGA
- a CDS encoding STAS domain-containing protein, which translates to MEYPVPGSHAVLALEGRLDVRSAADARARLHQAVDGGTGDLVLDLSALAAWDATGLGVIMGTHRRAGRLGRRLVLREVPPQLQRLLVATKLHRILAVEGVTADPYGATLPAH; encoded by the coding sequence GTGGAGTACCCAGTGCCCGGCAGCCATGCTGTCCTGGCGCTGGAGGGCCGGCTGGACGTGCGCAGTGCCGCCGACGCGCGGGCCCGGCTGCACCAGGCCGTCGACGGCGGCACCGGTGACCTGGTGCTCGACCTGAGTGCGCTGGCCGCCTGGGACGCCACCGGGCTGGGCGTGATCATGGGCACCCACCGCCGGGCCGGCCGGCTCGGCCGGCGCCTGGTGCTGCGCGAGGTGCCGCCGCAGCTGCAGCGCCTGCTGGTGGCCACCAAGCTGCACCGGATCCTCGCGGTGGAGGGCGTCACCGCCGATCCCTACGGCGCCACCCTGCCGGCCCACTGA
- the nucS gene encoding endonuclease NucS yields the protein MRLVIARCSVDYAGRLSAHLPSATRLILVKADGSVSIHADDRAYKPLNWMSPPCSLKEGDGAWTVQNKAGEKLIITLEEVLHDSSHELGVDPGLIKDGVEAHLQELLADRMEVLGAGWSLVRREYPTAIGPVDILCRDADGRTVAIEIKRRGEIDGVEQLTRYLELLNRDPLLAPVKGVFAAQEIKPQARVLATDRGIDCVVLDYDALRGIEDDKLKLF from the coding sequence ATGCGTCTTGTCATCGCCCGCTGTTCCGTCGACTACGCCGGCCGGCTCTCCGCCCATCTGCCCTCCGCCACCCGGTTGATCCTGGTCAAGGCCGACGGAAGCGTGAGCATCCACGCCGACGACCGCGCCTACAAGCCGCTCAACTGGATGTCGCCGCCGTGCAGCCTCAAGGAGGGCGACGGCGCCTGGACCGTGCAGAACAAGGCGGGCGAGAAGCTGATCATCACCCTGGAGGAGGTCCTGCACGACTCCTCGCACGAGCTCGGCGTGGACCCCGGCCTGATCAAGGACGGTGTCGAGGCGCACCTGCAGGAGCTGCTGGCCGACCGGATGGAGGTGCTCGGCGCCGGCTGGTCGCTGGTCCGCCGGGAGTACCCGACCGCGATCGGCCCGGTCGACATCCTGTGCCGGGACGCCGACGGCCGCACCGTCGCGATCGAGATCAAGCGGCGCGGCGAGATCGACGGCGTCGAGCAGCTGACCCGGTACCTGGAACTGCTCAACCGCGACCCGCTGCTCGCCCCGGTCAAGGGCGTCTTCGCCGCCCAGGAGATCAAGCCGCAGGCCCGGGTGCTGGCGACGGACCGCGGGATCGACTGCGTGGTGCTGGACTACGACGCGCTGCGCGGCATCGAGGACGACAAGCTGAAGCTCTTCTGA
- a CDS encoding SCO5389 family protein, with protein sequence MSLDVSPALLEKAERGEVDEREFVDCVRTSLPYAWDLISSLVAQMEVDGTGFADNQVPPPSEQARGQLLRAMASDAIRGALQRHFGVQLAFQNCHRVAVFGPSAEAEERHRRFTSVRAQLLNQSPELRDC encoded by the coding sequence ATGTCGCTCGACGTCTCACCGGCTCTTCTGGAGAAGGCCGAGCGAGGCGAGGTCGACGAGCGGGAGTTCGTCGACTGCGTCCGTACGTCCCTGCCCTATGCCTGGGACCTGATCAGCTCGCTCGTCGCCCAGATGGAGGTCGACGGTACCGGCTTCGCGGACAACCAGGTCCCGCCGCCGAGCGAGCAGGCGCGCGGCCAGCTGCTGCGCGCGATGGCCAGTGACGCGATCCGCGGTGCCCTGCAGCGGCACTTCGGGGTGCAGCTGGCCTTCCAGAACTGCCACCGTGTCGCGGTCTTCGGGCCGTCCGCCGAGGCCGAGGAGCGCCACCGGCGCTTCACCTCGGTCCGGGCCCAGCTGCTCAACCAGTCGCCGGAGCTGCGCGACTGTTGA
- a CDS encoding LLM class flavin-dependent oxidoreductase has translation MRVGAFLLSAQFPGQSHAQALDRTVAATLGAERAGLDSVWLAEHHFVPYGVCPNAATLAALLLGRTRRIHLGTAVSVLSTTHPVALGEQAALLHLTTGGRFTLGVGRGGPWIDLAVFGSGVAAYEQGFAERLDLLMDFLRGSRVRGDGPQFSFPEVPVVPRATQPARTGHGELADWLGLRGEPALRLPRQRTEAGAPVGAGEAGGGEAGSGRTGAGGPPVVVACTSPASVRLAAERGLPMLLGMHSGDEDKLRMLNSYRAAWRACGRGEEQLARVEREHLAAGVAQVADRTPAARATLLRSMPGWFEYGLGAHRTVDGRERKMRDPYAYTELLCDLHAVGTPRQCADRLLATAERTGLRRFALLAEGSGDQEATLENIARLGAEVLPQLS, from the coding sequence ATCCGGGTCGGTGCGTTCCTGCTCTCCGCCCAGTTCCCCGGGCAGAGCCACGCCCAGGCGCTGGACCGGACGGTGGCGGCCACGCTGGGCGCCGAGCGGGCCGGGCTGGACTCGGTCTGGCTGGCCGAGCACCACTTCGTGCCGTACGGGGTCTGCCCGAACGCCGCCACCCTGGCCGCGCTGCTGCTCGGGCGCACCCGGCGGATCCACCTCGGCACGGCGGTCAGCGTCCTGTCCACCACCCACCCGGTCGCGCTCGGCGAGCAGGCCGCGCTGCTGCACCTGACCACCGGCGGGCGGTTCACCCTCGGGGTGGGGCGCGGCGGACCGTGGATCGACCTGGCGGTCTTCGGCAGCGGGGTGGCCGCGTACGAGCAGGGCTTCGCCGAGCGGCTCGACCTGCTGATGGACTTCCTGCGCGGCTCGCGGGTGCGCGGGGACGGGCCGCAGTTCAGCTTCCCCGAGGTCCCGGTGGTCCCGCGGGCGACCCAGCCGGCCCGGACCGGGCACGGTGAACTGGCCGACTGGCTGGGCCTGCGCGGCGAGCCCGCGCTGCGCCTGCCGCGTCAGCGCACCGAGGCGGGCGCTCCGGTCGGGGCGGGCGAGGCCGGCGGCGGCGAGGCGGGCAGTGGCCGGACGGGCGCCGGCGGACCGCCCGTGGTGGTCGCCTGCACCTCTCCCGCCAGCGTCCGGCTGGCCGCCGAGCGAGGCCTGCCGATGCTGCTGGGCATGCACTCCGGCGACGAGGACAAGCTGCGGATGCTCAACAGCTACCGGGCCGCCTGGCGGGCCTGCGGGCGTGGCGAGGAGCAGCTCGCGCGGGTCGAGCGGGAGCACCTGGCGGCCGGGGTGGCCCAGGTGGCCGACCGGACGCCGGCGGCTCGGGCCACCCTGCTGCGGTCGATGCCCGGCTGGTTCGAGTACGGCCTCGGCGCGCACCGCACGGTCGACGGGCGCGAGCGCAAGATGCGCGACCCCTACGCCTACACCGAGTTGCTCTGCGACCTGCACGCGGTCGGCACCCCGCGGCAGTGCGCGGACCGGCTGCTGGCCACCGCCGAGCGGACCGGCCTGCGGCGGTTCGCCCTGCTGGCCGAGGGCTCGGGCGATCAGGAGGCCACCTTGGAGAACATCGCCCGGCTGGGCGCCGAGGTGCTGCCGCAGCTGAGCTGA